Genomic segment of Mycolicibacterium sarraceniae:
GAGCGCGTCCAACCCGCCGGGCCGGATCCGGGCGAGGTCGCCGACAGTCGCGAGGAATCGCTTCTGCTCGGCGTCCTCGACCACACCGTCGGCCAGCTCGACGAACTTGGCGATGTATTGATCGCGTTCAAAGGGCCGCGCCCCCAACGGATGCGCGTCGGCGACCGCCAGTTCGTCGGTGATCACGTCACCGTTCTTCAGCGTGACCACGGCGCGGGCGCCGAACGCCTTCTCGGCCGGGTCGGTCGAGTGGTAGCGCCGCGTCCACTCCGGATCTTCGACGGTGGAGATCTTGTGCCAGAGGTCGATGGTGTCGGGGCGGTGTGCCCGCTCGGGTGCGTAGGACCGTTCGTGGTGCCAGCTGCCGTCCTGCAGTGCGACGGCGAAGATGTACATCACCGAGTGGTCGAGGGTCTCGCGGGATGCGTCGGGGTCGAACTTCTGCGGATCGTTGGAACCGGTGCCGATCACCACGTGGGTGTGGTGGCTGGTGTGCAACACAATCGTGGCGATCTGGTCGAGATCGCCGATGCGTTCCCGCAACCGGCGGGCGAGGTCGATCGGCGCCTGGCTCTGGTATTCGGCCGAGTGTTCCTTGGTGTAGCTGTCCAGGATGGCGCGCTTGGGATGTCCCGGCGCGGGCAACGGCACCTGGTAGGTGTGCTCGGGACCCGATAGCAGCCAGGCGATCACACCGTCTTCGCCTTCCCAGATCGGCGCGGGTGAACCCTCGCCCCGCATGGCGCGGTCGACGGCCTCGATCGCCACCTTGCCGGCGTAGGCCGGGGCGTAGGCCTTCCAGCTGGAGATCAGCCCCTTGCGCGATTGCCGGGTGGCGGTAGTCAGGTGCAGTGCCTGGCCGACCGCGTTGTAGATGGTCTCCGGGTCGAGTCGCAGCATGGTGCCCAGCCCGGCGGCCACCGCCGGCCCCAGATGCGCGACGTGGTCGATCTTGTGCTCGTGCAAGCAGATTCCCTTGACCAGGTCGATCTGCACCTCGTAGGCGGTCGCGATACCGCGGATCAGGTCAGCACCGCGGACGTCGAAATGCTGCGCGACGGCGACCAGTGCCGGGATGTTGTCCCCAGGGTGCGAATACTCGGCGGCCAGAAACGTGTCGTGGAAATCCAGTTCGCGCACGGCGACGCCGTTGGCCCAGGCGGCCCACTCGGGCGACACGCTGCCGGGAACACCGAACACCTTGGCTCCGTTACGGGCGCAGCGATGTGCCAGCGCCTGCTCGCGGGCGACCGTGACCGGGCGCCGGATCACCGAGGCCGCCGACACCGCGGCATTGTCGATGATGCGATTGATGACCATCGCCTCGGTTTCCGGCGGGACGGCCACCGGATCGGCGGCCAGTTCGGCGATCTTCCACGCGAGGTGTTCGGAACGCGGAAACTCCTCCGCGCTGCGCCGGGTACGGACGTCGTG
This window contains:
- the prpD gene encoding 2-methylcitrate dehydratase PrpD, with protein sequence MQIHDVRTRRSAEEFPRSEHLAWKIAELAADPVAVPPETEAMVINRIIDNAAVSAASVIRRPVTVAREQALAHRCARNGAKVFGVPGSVSPEWAAWANGVAVRELDFHDTFLAAEYSHPGDNIPALVAVAQHFDVRGADLIRGIATAYEVQIDLVKGICLHEHKIDHVAHLGPAVAAGLGTMLRLDPETIYNAVGQALHLTTATRQSRKGLISSWKAYAPAYAGKVAIEAVDRAMRGEGSPAPIWEGEDGVIAWLLSGPEHTYQVPLPAPGHPKRAILDSYTKEHSAEYQSQAPIDLARRLRERIGDLDQIATIVLHTSHHTHVVIGTGSNDPQKFDPDASRETLDHSVMYIFAVALQDGSWHHERSYAPERAHRPDTIDLWHKISTVEDPEWTRRYHSTDPAEKAFGARAVVTLKNGDVITDELAVADAHPLGARPFERDQYIAKFVELADGVVEDAEQKRFLATVGDLARIRPGGLDALNVLVDPRVLDKAPTIPSGIFS